A window of Candidatus Thermoplasmatota archaeon genomic DNA:
CCGACCTCCATCGCGACGTCGAAGGGGACGGGGATCTCCTCTCCCAGCCAGCTCGGCACGGACCCGATCTCGGGGATGGGTTCCACCAGGATGATCGACTCCTGGAACTCCACGAACCTCCAGCTCGAGCCCCTCATCACGAACGTCGCCCCGAGCTTGGCGTGCTCGGAGACGAACCACTCATCGAGCGTGCCGACCGTCCTGCGCGTCGAGATGTCCACGACCTTGTACGTCGTGATGTCGGGGATCATGGAGATGTTCTCGTAGAAGTACGTCATCGACCCCCTCGATCTGCCGATCCTGTCGTCCCTGAACCATATCGCCCGAATCTGGCCGAGCTGCTCCACGACATCGAGGAACTCCTTCCGACGAAGGTTCCTGAAGCAGTGCGCCCGCCTGAACATCTCGTAGACCTCGTCCATGTGATAGGAGGGCTGTGCCATCGTGAGCGAGACTATCTGGTTCGCCAGCACCGCGAGGTCGTTCTCGCGGACCCTCGAGACCTCGAGCTCCCCGCTCAACGCCCGCCTGGCGATGACGCAGGCCTCGGCGAAGTCGTCCGGGCCGGTCGCTATCGTAACGCCGTCGGAGACCTCGCCCACGCCGTGCCCTGACCGCCCGACGCGCTGGACGAGCCGCGTGACCTGTCGCGGGGAGTTGTACTGCAACACGAAGTCCGCCGAGCCGACGTCAATGCCCAGCTCCATCGAGGACGTGCAGATGAGCGCCTTGGTCGTCTCGCCCTTGAAGTCGTCCTCCATGTGGATCCTAACGTCCTTGGAGAGCGAGCCGTGGTGAACGCCGACGTTGGGACCGCCCTTCCAGTGGCTGAACCGCGAAGCCAGGAACTCGGCCGTGTCCCGCGTGTTGACGAAGAAGAGCGTCGACCTGTGTTCCTCTATCAGGGCCCTGCATACTCTCATCGCCGCCGCGTGCTCCTCGCTCATCTTCAGCTTCGACGAGAGCTTGGCGTCCTCCTTCCCCTGCTGTGGATAGTGGACCTCGATCCTCATCTCCTTGGGTATGTCGAGGACCACGGTCTCGATCTCGCGCCCGACCCCCGCCAGGAACGAGGCTATCTCTGCGGGCGAGCCGACGGTGGCGGACAGGCCGATGCGCTGGACCTCGTGGCCCGCCAGGCTGACGAGCCGCTCGAGGCCGACGGCGAGCTGCCCGCCCCGCTCATCTCCCGCTAGTTCGTGGATCTCGTCGACCACGACGGACCGGACGCTCTTGAGATGCTCTCGCAGCCTCTTCCCTGTGAACATGATCTGGAACGTCTCGGGCGTCGTTATAAGTATCTGCGGCGGGTTCTTGGACTGCCTCGTCCGCTCGGACTGGGGCGTGTCGCCGTGCCTCACGGCCACGTCGATGTCGAGCATCTCACCGAGGACCCGCATCCGCTCGAGCATGTCGCGGTTGAGCGCCCGCAGAGGTGTGATGTACAGGACGGATATGCGCTCCGGGTTCTTGTCGAGGATCCAGCTCATCAGCGGGAGCACCGCAGCCTCCGTCTTCCCTATGCCCGTCGGGGCGACGAGGAGGACGTTCTTTCCGTCTGCGATGAGAGGGATCGCCTTCACCTGCGGCTCCGTGAGCGTCTCGAACCCGAGCTTCGTTGCCGCGTCAGAGATCTCCGGTCTGAGGCGCTTCAGGACGTCCATCAGACAATAAACGGTGGACCGCATAAAAAGGTTTGACGCCACGGCGGGAAATGAGATATACGACACGCTCGTTCTACAAGCGGTGATTTGTTGCTAGATATGCTTAGGAAATGCCTATCCTCTTTTTCGGGCGATTACGCAGAGATGAGGTTCCACGAGAGGAAGTCCACGTACATCCGCATAGCTGCGGGAGAGCTCGAGGACGCCTCCTACCTCAAGAACGCGGGCGTGGGAGTCCGCGCCCTGGTCAACGGTTCGTGGGGCTTCAGCAGTACGAACGTTCTCGAGCGCAGTGCGATAGAGGGCAGTCTCCGCGACGCGGAGAAGGCCGCCAAGGTCGCCTCCCAGAACCGGACGGAGAAGGTCGAGGGGCTCGCGGACGTCAAGCTGGCCAGAGGGGCATTCCACCCCGTGGTGAACGACCCAATCGAGAACCACTCATTGGAGGAGAAGATGAACCTCGTCATAGAGGCCGAGAAGACGGCGAAGGACGAGTCGAAGGACGTGAAATCGGCCATATCGGTCTACTCGGAGCTCGTCGACAGGAAGATGGTGGCCAACACGGACGGGGCCGAGTTCGAGCTCCATGACGTGAAGCCGGAGTTCTACGTCTACGCCGTCGCCTCCGAGAACGGCGACAGGGTCGCGGCCGCGAAAACGGCGAGCGTCACGGGCGGCTGGAAGGACCTCTGGCGCAGGAACGAGCCACAGCAGCTTGCACTGGATGCCTGCGATCTCGCCTCGAAGCTGCTCCACGCGAAGCACGCGAAGGGCGAGTCGGCCACGGTGATACTGGAACCCTCGCTTGTGGGCCTCATAAGCCACGAGGCGATCGGGCACACGGTCGAAGCGGACTTCGTGCTGTCCGGGTCCATAACCAAGGGCAAGCTTGGGCAGAAGCTCGCGAGCGAGCTCGTCACCCTCGTCGACAGCGGGAACCCGCCGGAGGATTCACATGGCACGGGGAACGTGCTCGTGGACGATGAGGGCGTCCCCGCCAGGACGACGAGGATCATTGAGGACGGCGTGCTCAAGTCGTACCTGCACGACCGCGAGACGGCCCTGATATTCAAAACCGAGCCGACGGGGAACGCTCGGGCGTTCGAGTACACGGACGAGCCCATAATCAGGATGACCAACACGTACATCCTTCCGGGCGACCACTCGCTGGAGGAGATGATCGAGGACGTGAAGGAAGGATACCTGATGCGCGGAGCGGGGGGCGGACAGGCGGACTCCAACGCCGAGTTCATGTTCGAGGTGGACGAGGCGTACAGGATCGAGAAGGGCGAGGTGAAGGAGCTCCTCAGAGGCGTCACGATAAACGGGCAGGCATTCGATGTGCTCAAGAGCGTCGACGCCATCGGTAAGGACTTCCTCCTCGACATAGGCGTCGGCTACTGCGGCAAGTTCCAGAGGGCGAAGGTCGACGGCGGTGGTGGCGCTCTCCGTTGCAGGGCGATCATCGGCGGGAGGCAGGAGGGGTGATGATGCTCGACGTTCTAGATGCATGCAAATACGCGGTCAAGAAGGCCGTGGAGCTCGGGGCGACGGAAGCGGAGGGCTTCGCCGCTGGCGGGAAGGAGATCAACGTCTCCATCGAGAGGAACGAGATCAAGATAGGGAAGAGCCAGGAGCTCTCGGGAATAGGAGTACGAGTGATCCTGGACCGCTCACTGGGCTTCGCATCGGTCAACGACCTCACCAAGGCGGAGATCGCGAAGGCCGCGGAGAAGGCGGTGGGACTCGCGAAACGGGCGCCCCCGCTCAAGTTCAACGAGCTTCCCGGCGCGAAGTCGGTCAGCAAGGTCGAGGGGCTGTACGACCCGAGGAGCAAGGACTTCACTATGGACGACGCCCTGGAGAACGCCACGAAGCTCCTGAAGACCGCCAAGGACTACGATCCCAGGGTCACTGTGGACAGCGGCTACTTCTCCGCCGACGTCGGACGCTCCGCAGTGGTCAACTCGAGCGGGGTGGAGGCCTCCGAGGAGGCGTGCGCCTTCACGCATGTCATCCTGGGCATGGCGGTAGAGGGCGACGATGTCTCCAGCTTCGACTACCGTTTCAACGGGACCAGGCGTGTGGACGAGATCGAGGTCGAGACGAGCGCGAGGGCGCTGGCGGAGACAGTCGTCAACTCCCTCGGCGCGAAGAAGACGGAGAGCTTCAAGGGAACGGTGATACTGAACCCCAACACGGTGGTGGACCTTCTTGCGCCCGTGATCGTTTTCTCCACGAACTCGAATGCCGTCC
This region includes:
- a CDS encoding TldD/PmbA family protein, producing the protein MMLDVLDACKYAVKKAVELGATEAEGFAAGGKEINVSIERNEIKIGKSQELSGIGVRVILDRSLGFASVNDLTKAEIAKAAEKAVGLAKRAPPLKFNELPGAKSVSKVEGLYDPRSKDFTMDDALENATKLLKTAKDYDPRVTVDSGYFSADVGRSAVVNSSGVEASEEACAFTHVILGMAVEGDDVSSFDYRFNGTRRVDEIEVETSARALAETVVNSLGAKKTESFKGTVILNPNTVVDLLAPVIVFSTNSNAVQKGMSGFAGRIDEKVASEELTVRDDGLIPGRLGSSSFDREGLPHRPLPIIEKGVLKNFLYNTLTARKEERESTGHASGGISGPPRIAPTNLMIEPGDAEIDSLIGETTKGVIISRFSGVPDPISGDFSGAVKGGYLVENGEKVNPIRETLAAGNVFELLNEISGISKETERIMSFIAPWVRLENVSVTSV
- a CDS encoding TldD/PmbA family protein; the protein is MLRKCLSSFSGDYAEMRFHERKSTYIRIAAGELEDASYLKNAGVGVRALVNGSWGFSSTNVLERSAIEGSLRDAEKAAKVASQNRTEKVEGLADVKLARGAFHPVVNDPIENHSLEEKMNLVIEAEKTAKDESKDVKSAISVYSELVDRKMVANTDGAEFELHDVKPEFYVYAVASENGDRVAAAKTASVTGGWKDLWRRNEPQQLALDACDLASKLLHAKHAKGESATVILEPSLVGLISHEAIGHTVEADFVLSGSITKGKLGQKLASELVTLVDSGNPPEDSHGTGNVLVDDEGVPARTTRIIEDGVLKSYLHDRETALIFKTEPTGNARAFEYTDEPIIRMTNTYILPGDHSLEEMIEDVKEGYLMRGAGGGQADSNAEFMFEVDEAYRIEKGEVKELLRGVTINGQAFDVLKSVDAIGKDFLLDIGVGYCGKFQRAKVDGGGGALRCRAIIGGRQEG
- a CDS encoding DEAD/DEAH box helicase translates to MDVLKRLRPEISDAATKLGFETLTEPQVKAIPLIADGKNVLLVAPTGIGKTEAAVLPLMSWILDKNPERISVLYITPLRALNRDMLERMRVLGEMLDIDVAVRHGDTPQSERTRQSKNPPQILITTPETFQIMFTGKRLREHLKSVRSVVVDEIHELAGDERGGQLAVGLERLVSLAGHEVQRIGLSATVGSPAEIASFLAGVGREIETVVLDIPKEMRIEVHYPQQGKEDAKLSSKLKMSEEHAAAMRVCRALIEEHRSTLFFVNTRDTAEFLASRFSHWKGGPNVGVHHGSLSKDVRIHMEDDFKGETTKALICTSSMELGIDVGSADFVLQYNSPRQVTRLVQRVGRSGHGVGEVSDGVTIATGPDDFAEACVIARRALSGELEVSRVRENDLAVLANQIVSLTMAQPSYHMDEVYEMFRRAHCFRNLRRKEFLDVVEQLGQIRAIWFRDDRIGRSRGSMTYFYENISMIPDITTYKVVDISTRRTVGTLDEWFVSEHAKLGATFVMRGSSWRFVEFQESIILVEPIPEIGSVPSWLGEEIPVPFDVAMEVGRLRRLRDYSSYPCNEFGVRQFEEYLDKQGGKPVPTDKLVTVEAGKKTVIINACFGSKVNQTLGQMISSFMSARLGESVGIMTDPYRIVLSVPQWYDPAKVRELLFPKHLDGVHSLMRVILRNSTFMRRIFVHVAKKFGAIRRDVDWEAVNLPKMFKAYENSPLSDEAIEKAIWERLDIDGAVDVLKMIADGEIEVQVGSLSPIGKAGIEWSRAFLIPREVDRETLIVLKKRIEDAYAVLYCMNCGSARRVRVGDLPPKISCPVCEGVMVAAVHPAEREKTKLLKKKGLTAEERKDARRIQTAANLVKAHGKRAVLALMARGVGAANAARILRRCHDSEEDFLRDILAAEVTYARTRRFWD